A section of the Harmonia axyridis chromosome 2, icHarAxyr1.1, whole genome shotgun sequence genome encodes:
- the LOC123672454 gene encoding tetratricopeptide repeat protein 27-like has protein sequence MDISNLLDEYFLSIENNKDIEGGKHPNALKLIEQCDMNFGDLVGDVDILIDNTKSKEFFSSLPLEKRIRIFKMGISCFVHFVQINFTGPETTQLLKVDISSANENIILGHEEVNPNTRHLYLLYISKTIFENCLVENIVNLLWTLRCMIIHQQIIEEPSPALLSQANDLKIQFEAFELPDYIRAKFDLEFAQFYLLLRHINKANQHLDSAENKLGIRYNFGGKLGKRTRYQIKDLAQMTLEVTLDNPEMKRPPVHDFEVPKDIPLKDDVRLDQIQFSEPQESVTNFPNTEQKFLLTRVQEMIIAKPKTELIREEILPFLDFILNQKNTWSVRVASLMLRCKYENSVRTISRKITQCEEILQSYDKPAPHVLNRFADVFSTGLKPKWKTRSDYAEALLSMGLVKDALNIYLDIKDWESVIVCYTLLKLRHKAAEVIEEQLNIKETPKLWCLLGDATDSVHCYEKAWELSKGKSHMAQRHWGYYLFERKEYQECIPHFEQSVAINPLQAAVWLRLGYSALITKNWQLAATAYIRYTHLEPEGFLAWNNLAQAYIKLGRMKEAHNALNEALKYNFDNWQIWENYLLVSCDIGNYQNVIQAYHRILDFDKKYVNLAALIMLTELSSKDDSDENVIKQTRELFGRITSVDTGNSLVWELYANISPLGRIKAERYQKAYRYATQQRGWEKNVKSCLDVLTLCSKMRSFMQIDDIDLPVDLLCSMRLNIRSALAAAKKNENEDVQTFLSKLVAET, from the exons AtggatatttcaaatttacttGACGAATATTTTCTTTCCATCGAAAACAATAAAGATATTGAAGGTGGAAAGCATCCCAACGCATTAAAATTAATTGAACAATGTGATATGAATTTTGGGGACTTGGTGGGTGATGTAGATATCCTTATAGATAACACTAAATCAAAGGAGTTTTTCTCCAGTTTACCACTAGAAAAAAGAATTAGAATTTTTAAAATGGGTATATCCTGTTTTGTGCATTTCGTTCAAATAAATTTTACTGGACCTGAAACCACACAACTTTTAAAGGTTGATATTAGCTCAGCGAATGAGAATATTATTCTAGGCCATGAAGAAGTAAATCCAAATACTAGGCATTTATATTTACTTTATATTTCTAAAACTATTTTTGAGAATTGTTTGGTagaaaatattgtgaatttattatggaCCTTGAGATGTATGATTATACACCAGCAGATCATAGAAGAGCCAAGTCCAGCTCTTTTATCACAAGCAAAtgatttaaaaattcaatttgaagcaTTTGAGCTACCAG ATTATATAAGAGCAAAGTTTGATCTAGAATTCGCACAATTTTACTTATTACTCCGACATATAAATAAAGCAAATCAACACTTGGATTCTGCAGAAAATAAACTAGGAATAAGATACAACTTTGGTGGAAAATTAGGAAAGAGGACCAGATACCAAATAAAAGATTTGGCTCAAATGACTCTTGAAGTAACATTAGATAATCCTGAAATGAAACGTCCACCAGTTCATGATTTTGAAGTACCAAAAGACATTCCTCTGAAAGATGATGTTAGACTGGATCAAATACAATTTTCAGAACCACAAGAATCTGTAACCAATTTTCCCAATACAGAACAGAAGTTTCTTTTAACTAGAGTGCAGGAAATGATAATTGCAAAACCTAAAACTGAGTTAATTAGAGAAGAAATTCTACCATTTCTTGATTTTATTTTAAACCAGAAGAATACTTGGAGTGTAAGAGTTGCATCTCTAATGCTTCGTTGCAAATATGAAAACTCTGTTAGAACAATTAGCAGAAAAATAACACAATGTGAAGAAATTTTACAAAGTTATGACAAGCCTGCACCACATGTTTTGAACAGATTTGCAGATGTCTTTAGTACAGGTTTGAAACCAAAATGGAAAACACGTTCAGATTATGCTGAAGCATTACTGTCAATGGGACTTGTAAAGGATGCcttaaatatttatttggatATCAAAGATTGGGAATCTGTGATAGTATGCTACACTTTATTAAAGTTGAGACATAAAGCTGCAGAAGTAATTGAAGAACAACTAAACATAAAGGAAACGCCCAAATTGTGGTGTCTATTAG GTGATGCTACAGACTCTGTTCATTGTTACGAAAAAGCTTGGGAGCTATCAAAAGGAAAGAGTCACATGGCTCAAAGACATTGGGGGTATTACCTTTTTGAACGAAAGGAATACCAAGAATGTATACCCCATTTTGAGCAGTCGGTGGCTATAAACCCTCTTCAAGCGGCAGTTTGGTTGAGACTTGGTTACTCAGctctaataacaaaaaattggcAATTGGCTGCGACAGCTTACATAAGATACACACACTTGGAACCGGAAGGATTTCTGGCTTGGAACAATCTGGCTCAAGCTTACATCAAACTAGGACGCATGAAAGAGGCTCACAACGCTCTGAACGAAGCTCTGAAATACAATTTCGACAACTGGCAAATCTGGGAGAATTACTTGTTAGTAAGTTGCGATATAGGCAACTATCAAAATGTCATTCAAGCTTACCATAGGATTTTagattttgacaaaaaatatGTGAATCTAGCCGCATTGATTATGCTTACTGAACTGAGTTCTAAAGATGATTCCGATGAGAATGTTATAAAACAAACAAGAGAATTATTCGGAAGAATAACTTCGGTAGATACTGGTAATAGTTTAGTTTGGGAATTGTACGCTAATATTTCACCACTTGGACGAATTAAAGCTGAACGTTACCAAAAGGCCTACAGATATGCAACTCAACAACGTGGGTGGGAAAAAAATGTTAAGTCTTGTTTAGATGTGTTGACTTTGTGTTCTAAAATGCGTAGCTTTATGCAGATCGATGATATAGATTTGCCTGTAGATTTGTTGTGTTCTATGAGACTTAATATTAGATCTGCTTTAGCtgcagcaaaaaaaaatgaaaatgaagatgtcCAAACTTTTTTGAGTAAGCTTGTTGCTGAAacctga